The Tubulanus polymorphus chromosome 1, tnTubPoly1.2, whole genome shotgun sequence genome contains a region encoding:
- the LOC141908911 gene encoding katanin p60 ATPase-containing subunit A-like 1 isoform X1 encodes MANVFKNICEDTRMGREFALLGNYDTALVYYQGALQEIQKFLATVKDAERRQKWQKARQEIAQEFERVKDINATLASFKLDDYRPLTGDEQPVRDRDPDVWPPPTPVEHKPSPNIRGGKPAPRKPEPSKPVSRGGAQKVVGRENDARYRKPSPQNDRDKKYDRGDKDAKAKGKKDEKQGQGDETKFDPQGHDKDLVEMLERDIIQKNPNVKWSDIADLHEAKRLLEEAVVLPILMPDFFRGIRRPWRGVLMVGPPGTGKTMLAKAVATECGTTFFNVSSSTLSSKWRGESEKLVRLLFEMARFYAPSTIFVDEIDSLCSRRGSDSEHEASRRVKSELLVQMDGVDGGNDDPTKTVMVLAATNFPWDLDEALRRRLEKRIYIPLPSPEGRETLLKINLKEVTLGTDVDLAEISKNMNGYSGADITNVCRDASMMAMRRRIKGLTPDQIRNIPQEELVHEPTSMADFEMAVKKVSKSVSKDDLEKYEKWMDEFGSV; translated from the exons ATGGCAAATGTATTCAAGAATATCTGTGAAGACACGCGTATGGGTAGAGAATTTGCGCTGCTCGGCAATTATGATACAGCCCTCGTTTATTATCAAGGAGCTCTACAAGAAATTCAGAAATTTCTAGCGACTGTGAAAGATGCTGAAAGGCgccaaaaatggcaaaag GCTCGGCAGGAAATAGCGCAAGAGTTCGAACGTGTTAAAGATATTAACGCTACACTTGCTAGCTTCAAATTGGATGATTATCGACCCCTGACTGGAGATGAGCAGCCAGTGCGTGACCGTGATCCAGATGTATGGCCCCCACCGACACCTGTTGAGCATAA ACCATCGCCAAATATTCGGGGAGGGAAACCAGCGCCACGAAAACCCGAACCGAGTAAACCGGTCAGTCGGGGTGGTGCTCAAAAAGTCGTCGGTCGAGAAAATGATGCACGTTATCGAAAACCTTCACCACAAAATGACCGCGATAAGAAATATGACCGCGGAGATAAAGACGCTAAAGCCAAAGGGAAGAAAGATGAGAAG CAGGGGCAGGGTGATGAGACGAAATTCGATCCCCAAGGCCATGACAAAGATTTGGTCGAAATGTTGGAGCGAGATATTATTCAGAAAAATCCAAATGTTAAATG GAGTGATATCGCCGATCTACACGAAGCAAAGCGTCTTCTAGAGGAAGCAGTCGTGCTTCCGATTTTGATGCCGGATTTTTTCCGTGGAATAAGACGGCCCTGGCGG GGTGTTTTAATGGTCGGACCTCCCGGTACTGGCAAAACTATGTTGGCCAAAGCCGTGGCCACTGAATGTGGCACCACATTTTTCAATGTATCATCTTCGACTCTCTCGTCTAAGTGGAGGGGCGAATCAGAAAAACTTGTTCGTCTTTTGTTTGAAATG GCTCGTTTCTATGCTCCTAGTACGATATTTGTCGATGAAATCGATTCTCTGTGTTCTCGACGAGGGTCCGATTCCGAACACGAGGCCAGTCGTAGAGTGAAATCCGAGTTACTCGTTCAAATGGACG GAGTTGATGGCGGTAATGATGACCCGACAAAAACTGTTATGGTCCTCGCTGCTACTAATTTCCCATGGGATTTGGATGAAGCCTTGCGTCGACGTCTTGAGAAAAGGATCTATATCCCGCTGCCTTCTC CCGAGGGACGTGAAACTTTGTTGAAAATCAACTTGAAAGAGGTCACATTGGGAACAGACGTGGACCTGGCAGAGATATCGAAGAATATGAATGGTTATTCTGGGGCCGATATCACTAATGTTTGCAG GGATGCTTCTATGATGGCAATGCGACGAAGAATTAAAGGTTTAACACCTGATCAGATCCGTAATATTCCTCAGGAGGAACTCGTACATGAACCGACTTCTATGGCCGACTTCGAAATGGCTGTGAAGAAAGTGTCGAAGTCGGTGTCTAAAGACGATCTGGAGAAATATGAGAAATGGATGGATGAATTTGGTTCAGTTTAA
- the LOC141899616 gene encoding oxysterol-binding protein-related protein 3-like, with protein sequence MDGKKSSRSPNLDRTSLKSFRDKKKVIQIQRTEASDTEGSEDASSLDSLQYIEVKEKHSSKRQKSYGDWEVIEGLKDGQKCDKQPRKYEGLMLKRRKWPMKGWHKRFFVLEDGILTYAKSSSDINKGKIHGAIDIGLSVISFKSNGNRIDIDAEELIYHLKVKGAELFRNWIERLKYHRLYRQNEIAFGSEKAPKLTDLSSPVDDGVCPLSPLSPGNDVRGDLGRTLSLHGKDRTNSFKSTRSGSFMGASPCRVTTWLLDSAGIEQCSKDLTIAQTKLYELSQLLTQLKTQPVDLHSEHNVETSSSPKRDKGGLKMALRSRGKRDKYRTTSQSSSNSSQPDRVSLKDKKGKGHKRRNSGVKSNNGNISPTRLNTHRVSLPPPSTVVGATCTSAIPCSTSNPNLVTFEDRYQRPASMPEYTTQYSYPSSDNRSQDQNLAREQFYNSAKSVHDTLKSLVRTLNTERGRLKQVLEQEGSVNIPNNNYIHTLRLSLTEALRQNTEMRGKLTRIHAEASLPDAPQPARPGSPEPVTNHPLLSHSFSAESTSMSEFFDAPESFHSASGSSSPSSSEEEASEEEEDGSEVSLSEVSEDFDTEYAPIQPNDEHMQNVCRTGRRSKLAAPKPEMGDFSLWNLLRKNIGKDLSKISMPVTLNEPINVLQKLCEELEYSELLDKAAECSDPFERMIYIAAFSVSGYAASYYRAGQKPFNPLLGETYECLREDKGWRFIAEQVSHHPPVSSCYTESKNFRFWQDMRIKNKFWGKSMEIQPLGTCHLVLPKYKDHYRWNKITTCVHNIFSGQRWVDLYGETVIHNGDITCRLTFHKASYWSSKRHEVFGTISNAEGNVIHHLFGKWTEGLYCGLAGGQASSAKCVWRPGSLPEDQELYYGFTRFAIELNELDCDLAKILPSTDTRFRPDQRLLEEGRVQDAETEKSRVEQLQRDQRHRRDEEKIIYEPRWFRKAVVNGREQYEYKGGYWEARSKPGFSNMTFPKLW encoded by the exons ATGGACGGCAAGAAATCTTCCCGATCTCCGAACCTTGACCGCACATCGCTGAAGTCGTTTCGCGACAAGAAAAAAGTCATCCAAATTCAACGCACGGAGGCGTCTGACACG GAGGGCAGCGAAGATGCCTCGTCGCTGGACAGTTTACAGTACATCGAAGTCAAAGAGAAGCATTCGTCGAAACGCCAGAAATCATACGGAGATTGGGAAGTGATCGAGGGTCTCAAGGACGGCCAGAAATGCGATAAGCAACCGCGCAAATACGAGGGATTGATGCTAAAACGACGAAAATGGCCGATGAAAGGCTGGCACAAG cGTTTTTTCGTGTTGGAAGATGGAATACTCACCTATGCAAAATCTTCGAGTGAT ATAAATAAGGGTAAAATCCACGGTGCAATAGACATCGGGCTATCTGTGATCTCGTTCAAATCTAATGGTAACCGTATCGACATTGATGCTGAAGAACTCATCTATCACCTGAAG GTTAAAGGTGCCGAATTGTTTCGCAACTGGATCGAGCGTCTCAAATATCATCGTTTATATCGACAAAACGAGATCGCTTTCGGCTCGGAGAAGGCGCCGAAACTTACCGATTTATCGTCCCCGGTCGATGACGGCGTGTGTCCTTTGTCTCCTTTATCTCCTG GTAATGATGTCCGAGGTGATCTCGGTCGGACGCTCAGTCTGCACGGGAAGGATCGAACGAACAGTTTCAAGTCGACACGCAGTGGAAGTTTTATGGGAGCATCTCCGTGTAGGGTTACAACCTGGTTACTGGATTCAGCCGGAATTGAACAATGCAGTAAAG ACTTGACGATCGCTCAAACGAAATTGTACGAGTTGTCGCAGTTGTTGACTCAGCTGAAAACCCAGCCAGTCGACCTACACAGCGAA CATAATGTGGAAACGTCTAGTTCACCGAAACGTGACAAGGGTGGGTTAAAAATGGCTTTACGCAGCAGGGGCAAGCGCGACAAATATCGCACTACGAGTCAGAGCAGCTCGAATTCTAGTCAGCCGGACCGTGTTTCC cttaaagataaaaaaggaAAGGGACACAAACGAAGAAATTCAGGGGTGAAATCAAATAACGGGAATATCTCCCCGACTCGCCTAAATACACATAGGGTGTCA TTGCCACCCCCATCGACAGTTGTAGGTGCTACGTGTACGTCTGCCATACCGTGCAGTACTTCCAATCCGAATTTGGTCACATTTGAAGATCGTTACCAGCGACCCGCGAGCATGCCCGAATATACTACTCAATATTCGTATCCATCGTCTGACAATCGATCGCAGGATCAAAATCTAGCGAGAGAACAGTTTTATAACTCAGCAAAATCAG TCCATGATACTCTGAAGTCATTGGTACGCACGTTGAATACCGAACGTGGCAGACTAAAACAAGTACTAGAACAAGAGGGATCTGTTAATATTCCCAATAATAACTATATCCACACATTGCGATTATCATTAACTGAA GCCTTAAGGCAAAATACTGAAATGAGAGGTAAACTTACAAGAATTCACGCCGAAGCTAGTTTGCCAGATGCTCCACAACCTGCAAGACCTGGTTCACCTGAACCAGTCACG AACCATCCTTTACTCAGCCATTCATTTTCTGCTGAAAGTACCTCAATGTCTGAATTCTTTGATGCTCCAGAATCGTTTCACTCGGCATCGGGGAGCAGCAGTCCTTCTTCCTCAGAA GAGGAAGCTagtgaagaagaagaagatggTTCGGAAGTCTCGTTGTCTGAAGTTTCCGAAGATTTTGATACAGAATATGCTCCCATTCAAC caaacGATGAACACATGCAAAATGTTTGTCGTACCGGTCGAAGAAGTAAGCTCGCTGCTCCAAAACCAGAAATGGGTGACTTTAGTCTGTGGAATCTGCTGCGTAAGAATATCGGAAAAGATCTCTCAAAAATCAGCATGCCTGTTACGCTGAATGAACCTATAAATGTGCTACAA aaattgTGTGAAGAATTAGAATATAGTGAACTACTTGACAAGGCTGCGGAATGTAGTGATCCCTTCGAAAGAATG ATTTACATAGCAGCGTTTAGTGTGAGTGGATATGCTGCATCTTATTATCGCGCTGGACAAAAACCTTTCAATCCACTACTCGGTGAAACGTATGAGTGTTTAAGAGAAGATAAAGGCTGGCGTTTCATAGCTGAACAG GTCAGCCATCACCCTCCTGTATCGTCTTGTTACACGGAATCGAAGAATTTCCGTTTCTGGCAAGATATGAGGATCAAGAATAAATTTTGGGGCAAATCGATGGAAATTCAGCCTCTCGGCACATGTCATCTCGTTCTGCCGAA GTATAAAGATCATTATCGATGGAACAAGATTACAACGTGCGTGCATAATATATTCAGTGGCCAAAGATGGGTGGATTTGTATGGTGAAACAGTGATTCACAATGGAGATATTACATGCAGACTTACATTTCATAAG GCAAGCTATTGGTCGTCTAAACGACACGAAGTATTTGGCACTATCTCAAACGCTGAAGGTAATGTTATACATCATTTGTTTGGAAAGTGGACTGAAGGTTTATATTGTGGCTTAGCTGGAGGCCAGGCCTCATCAGCAAAATGTGTATGGAGACCAG GGTCATTACCAGAGGACCAAGAATTATACTACGGGTTTACTAGATTCGCTATTGAGCTCAATGAGCTTGACTGTGATTTAGCTAAGATTCTTCCTTCCACTGATACGAGATTCAGACCGGACCAAAG ATTATTAGAGGAGGGGAGAGTACAAGATGCTGAAACGGAAAAATCTCGCGTCGAACAGTTACAAAGAGATCAACGCCATCGACGTGACGAAGAGAAGATCATCTACGAACCTCGTTGGTTCAG GAAAGCTGTGGTTAACGGCCGGGAACAATACGAATATAAAGGGGGATACTGGGAAGCGCGTAGTAAGCCGGGATTCTCCAATATGACATTCCCGAAGTTATGGTGA
- the LOC141908935 gene encoding F-box only protein 3-like — MDSDCFSTSILDLPHEAVLHICRYLDYPDLKSLGQTCKMLQDIADDNFFWKKLCKYYWLDECCPEGKSWKQHFYSIYEQFGRYKDVYRKIRRAWKKIEEFTKENCPVIHRTLNKGLSETQLAEIEEKLQCNLPEDLRCSYRIHNGQEICCNTNQFVFAGLMGTKTSYMQLFQEGDYYFNNNFSSDHLFDLNEATNQYQMYRDLDGFIALTICTAHYDSQFISINDESGIDIGMVVHPDPVVGNLPLGVTPELDISYDCFIMANSFTEWLCSHADNLEAKLYPVLDEHIYKFLKEPSCTWTTNFITVTVATCFMPEYSSIAESTFCHAYFITLHMADNAPKEEVWQLETRHWEIIDENDVKEVVDGPGVVGEYPIMRPGSKHSWISSTRFSTSYGNMRGHFTMKHIRTGKTIDVICPVFHMQAPKFVTSDDRSLRRAENFPYS, encoded by the exons ATGGATTCCGATTGTTTTTCTACTAGCATTTTAGACCTTCCGCACGAAGCCGTATTGCACATATGCCGTTATTTAGACTACCCAGATCTCAAAAG TTTGGGCCAAACATGCAAGATGCTTCAAGATATAGCGGATGACAATTTCTTTTGGAAAAAACTATGCAAGTACTATTGGTTAGATGAATG TTGTCCCGAAGGTAAATCTTGGAAACAGCACTTTTATAGTATATACGAACAATTCGGAAGATATAAAGATGTTTACAGGAAGATACGTAGGGCATGGAAGAAAATTGAAGAATTTACGAAAGAGAATTGCCCAGTTATTCATAGGACATTGAATA AGGGATTGTCTGAAACACAATTGGCAGAAATTGAGGAAAAATTACAATGCAATTTACCGGAAGATCTACGATGCTCTTATCGTATACACAATGGTCAAGAGATCTGTTGTAATACAAATCAATTTGTATTTGCTGG GTTGATGGGAACGAAAACGAGTTACATGCAGTTATTCCAGGAAGGAGATTATTACTTCAATAATAACTTCAGTTCGGATCATCTCTTTGATTTAAATGAGGCCACAAATCAGTatcag ATGTATCGGGATCTGGATGGATTCATCGCGTTGACGATATGTACCGCTCATTACGATTCACAGTTCATATCGATCAACGATGAAAGCGGCATAGACATCGGAATGGTTGTTCATCCTGATCCTGTCGTCGGAAATCTTCCATTAGGAGTAACTCCTGAACTCGATATAAGCTATGACTGTTTTATAATGG CAAACTCCTTCACTGAATGGTTGTGTAGTCATGCTGACAATTTGGAAGCCAAGCTCTATCCAGTGCTGGATGAACATATATATAA ATTTCTCAAGGAACCAAGCTGTACTTGGACAACAAATTTCATTACGGTTACTGTAGCGACTTGTTTTATGCCGGAATATAGTTCGATTGCGGAGTCGACATTCTGTCACGCTTATTTCATCAC GTTACATATGGCTGATAACGCGCCAAAAGAGGAGGTATGGCAATTAGAAACCAGACATTGGGAAATCatagatgaaaatgatgtcAAAGAGGTAGTCGATGGTCCAGGAGTTGTAG GGGAGTACCCTATTATGAGACCGGGAAGTAAACATTCGTGGATAAGTTCAACGAGATTTTCAACATCCTATGGAAACATGAGAGGCCATTTTACGATGAAGCACATACGCACTG GAAAAACAATTGACGTTATTTGTCCGGTTTTTCATATGCAAGCGCCTAAATTTGTCACTTCGGACGATCGAAGCCTAAGACGGGCAGAGAATTTTCCTTACAGTTAG
- the LOC141901547 gene encoding caspase-8-like — translation MNSSDSATQNTREKLLTISRNITKRDLPYLKLLLSDYLDCDSASITDTRVLFKQLELAGHILMDDNDFGIVKEALYYMKQIKLLHKVGISKNDIETLIKKQGSNISGYRLFLFGLATRLSKRDISDIMFLISADEIPVEDLEANSNPAGLINLFDSYGYVSEDDVDTLKKLVSKLPNKSINRFVNSYELAVPKEPDSSHNGDDESGSNLVVKSISAKVNSGEDTETESNSSLGSESEVSCSTLASTVIEKPVNFNESNVQSIPTTVFETKDSGVEGNSIIEGAACGHHPEINIQNDRIIPEIDYKMTSKPRGKCLVMCNYNFPGVAELEDRNGSECDIGNIHYLFSEKLHFEVHIYRNETAPKMRDICRQFAVGIDHSKYDCFVCFILTHGELGCVYGTDGEKVRISEITYLFSAMPCPTLKGKPKLFFIQACQGADAQPAVDYEADSDGPMPDTIPNESDFLYAYSTLPGYRSFRSPKFGSWFVVKLIEVFEDHYDRCDLLSMLTMVNSEVADLATQEGKGHVAMCPAPMYTLRKQVRFM, via the exons ATGAATTCATCGGATAGTGCGACGCAAAATACACGTGAAAAACTACTAACCATTTCACGGAATATTACCAAACGGGATTTACCATACCTGAAACTGTTACTGTCCGATTATTTAGACTGCGACTCGGCCTCAATCACCGACACTCGGGTGTTGTTTAAACAGTTAGAGCTAGCCGGACACATATTGATGGATGATAACGATTTCGGTATAGTGAAAGAGGCTTTGTATTATatgaaacaaatcaaactatTGCATAAAGTCGGCATTTCAAAGAATGACATCGAAACGCTGATTAAGAAACAAGGATCAAACATCTCTGGTTATAG ATTGTTTCTGTTCGGACTTGCGACTCGCCTTAGCAAGAGAGATATTAGTGATATTATGTTTCTGATAAGCGCAGATGAGATTCCCGTAGAAGACCTAGAAGCAAACTCCAATCCGGCCGGTTTGATAAATCTTTTTGACAGTTATGGATATGTTTCGGAAGACGATGTTGACACCTTGAAAAAGCTTGTTTCAAAACTTCCtaacaaatcaataaatagatTTGTCAATAGTTATGAAT TAGCTGTACCAAAAGAACCTGACAGCAGTCACAATGGTGATGATGAGTCTGGTAGTAATTTAGTGGTTAAATCAATATCAGCTAAAGTGAATTCAGGAGAGGATACAGAAACGGAATCTAATAGTTCGCTAGGTTCGGAAAGTGAAGTTTCTTGCAGTACATTGGCATCAACTGTTATCGAGAAGCCTGTTAACTTCAATGAAAGTAATGTACAATCAATTCCAACTACAGTGTTCGAAACAAAGGACTCAGGTGTAGAGGGCAACTCAATTATAGAAGGAGCAG cTTGTGGACACCATCCagaaatcaatattcaaaatgacagAATTATACCCGAGATAGATTATAAAATGACTTCTAAACCGCGAGGGAAGTGCCTTGTCATGTGTAATTATAATTTTCCCGGGGTAGCGGAGTTGGAGGATCGAAACGGTTCTGAGTGTGACATAG gtaACATCCATTATCTGTTTAGTGAAAAACTCCATTTTGAAGTTCATATATACCGTAATGAAACTGCCCCTAAAATGCGCGACATTTGTCGACAGTTTGCCGTCGGTATCGACCATTCGAAATACGACTGCTTCGTGTGTTTTATTCTAACCCATGGCGAATTGGGCTGTGTTTACGGCACTGATGGTGAAAAAGTTAGAATAAGCGAAATAACGTATTTGTTCAGTGCTATGCCTTGTCCAACGCTGAAAGGAAAaccgaaattatttttcatccaAGCGTGTCAAGGAGCCGATGCCCAACCTGCGGTGGATTATGAAGCTGATTCTGATGGACCAATGCCAGACACAATTCCAAATGAATCGGACTTTTTATACGCATATTCAACATTACCTGGCTATCGATCATTTCGAAGCCCCAAATTCGGTAGCTGGTTTGTGGTTAAATTGATTGAAGTCTTCGAAGACCACTATGATAG atgtGATCTTCTGAGTATGTTGACTATGGTAAACAGTGAAGTCGCTGATTTGGCTACGCAGGAAGGAAAAGGTCACGTTGCCATGTGTCCTGCTCCGATGTATACTTTACGGAAGCAAGTGCGGTTCATGTAG
- the LOC141908911 gene encoding katanin p60 ATPase-containing subunit A-like 1 isoform X2, with protein MANVFKNICEDTRMGREFALLGNYDTALVYYQGALQEIQKFLATVKDAERRQKWQKARQEIAQEFERVKDINATLASFKLDDYRPLTGDEQPVRDRDPDVWPPPTPVEHKPSPNIRGGKPAPRKPEPSKPVSRGGAQKVVGRENDARYRKPSPQNDRDKKYDRGDKDAKAKGKKDEKGQGDETKFDPQGHDKDLVEMLERDIIQKNPNVKWSDIADLHEAKRLLEEAVVLPILMPDFFRGIRRPWRGVLMVGPPGTGKTMLAKAVATECGTTFFNVSSSTLSSKWRGESEKLVRLLFEMARFYAPSTIFVDEIDSLCSRRGSDSEHEASRRVKSELLVQMDGVDGGNDDPTKTVMVLAATNFPWDLDEALRRRLEKRIYIPLPSPEGRETLLKINLKEVTLGTDVDLAEISKNMNGYSGADITNVCRDASMMAMRRRIKGLTPDQIRNIPQEELVHEPTSMADFEMAVKKVSKSVSKDDLEKYEKWMDEFGSV; from the exons ATGGCAAATGTATTCAAGAATATCTGTGAAGACACGCGTATGGGTAGAGAATTTGCGCTGCTCGGCAATTATGATACAGCCCTCGTTTATTATCAAGGAGCTCTACAAGAAATTCAGAAATTTCTAGCGACTGTGAAAGATGCTGAAAGGCgccaaaaatggcaaaag GCTCGGCAGGAAATAGCGCAAGAGTTCGAACGTGTTAAAGATATTAACGCTACACTTGCTAGCTTCAAATTGGATGATTATCGACCCCTGACTGGAGATGAGCAGCCAGTGCGTGACCGTGATCCAGATGTATGGCCCCCACCGACACCTGTTGAGCATAA ACCATCGCCAAATATTCGGGGAGGGAAACCAGCGCCACGAAAACCCGAACCGAGTAAACCGGTCAGTCGGGGTGGTGCTCAAAAAGTCGTCGGTCGAGAAAATGATGCACGTTATCGAAAACCTTCACCACAAAATGACCGCGATAAGAAATATGACCGCGGAGATAAAGACGCTAAAGCCAAAGGGAAGAAAGATGAGAAG GGGCAGGGTGATGAGACGAAATTCGATCCCCAAGGCCATGACAAAGATTTGGTCGAAATGTTGGAGCGAGATATTATTCAGAAAAATCCAAATGTTAAATG GAGTGATATCGCCGATCTACACGAAGCAAAGCGTCTTCTAGAGGAAGCAGTCGTGCTTCCGATTTTGATGCCGGATTTTTTCCGTGGAATAAGACGGCCCTGGCGG GGTGTTTTAATGGTCGGACCTCCCGGTACTGGCAAAACTATGTTGGCCAAAGCCGTGGCCACTGAATGTGGCACCACATTTTTCAATGTATCATCTTCGACTCTCTCGTCTAAGTGGAGGGGCGAATCAGAAAAACTTGTTCGTCTTTTGTTTGAAATG GCTCGTTTCTATGCTCCTAGTACGATATTTGTCGATGAAATCGATTCTCTGTGTTCTCGACGAGGGTCCGATTCCGAACACGAGGCCAGTCGTAGAGTGAAATCCGAGTTACTCGTTCAAATGGACG GAGTTGATGGCGGTAATGATGACCCGACAAAAACTGTTATGGTCCTCGCTGCTACTAATTTCCCATGGGATTTGGATGAAGCCTTGCGTCGACGTCTTGAGAAAAGGATCTATATCCCGCTGCCTTCTC CCGAGGGACGTGAAACTTTGTTGAAAATCAACTTGAAAGAGGTCACATTGGGAACAGACGTGGACCTGGCAGAGATATCGAAGAATATGAATGGTTATTCTGGGGCCGATATCACTAATGTTTGCAG GGATGCTTCTATGATGGCAATGCGACGAAGAATTAAAGGTTTAACACCTGATCAGATCCGTAATATTCCTCAGGAGGAACTCGTACATGAACCGACTTCTATGGCCGACTTCGAAATGGCTGTGAAGAAAGTGTCGAAGTCGGTGTCTAAAGACGATCTGGAGAAATATGAGAAATGGATGGATGAATTTGGTTCAGTTTAA